A stretch of Kaistella flava (ex Peng et al. 2021) DNA encodes these proteins:
- a CDS encoding Crp/Fnr family transcriptional regulator codes for MSLEKQALIEENLQKLFNDESFKEMLSAEDYEKYISAKQILKFNKGGIIFEDGEVPNGVYFLNKGTAKLSKQGVYGKDQILRFIKEGDLIGYRSLLCGEDFQAKAEAMTEVEATFLPSGLFLQMLEVAPKFSFVMLQKIAFELGESSNTVTFLAQKTVRERLAEILLLLEQKLGTDPEGFIKISLTREEIANIIGTATESAIRLISEFKQDKLIEVEGRNIKILNHEKLIRLGHVII; via the coding sequence ATGTCTTTAGAGAAACAAGCCCTGATCGAAGAGAATTTACAGAAATTATTTAACGATGAATCTTTCAAAGAAATGCTTTCTGCAGAAGATTATGAAAAATATATTTCTGCCAAACAAATTTTAAAATTTAATAAAGGCGGAATTATTTTCGAAGATGGAGAAGTGCCCAACGGTGTTTATTTCTTGAACAAAGGTACTGCCAAATTATCTAAACAAGGAGTTTACGGAAAAGATCAAATTCTTAGATTTATTAAAGAAGGAGATTTAATAGGTTATCGTTCTTTACTTTGTGGTGAGGATTTTCAGGCGAAAGCGGAAGCAATGACTGAAGTCGAAGCTACGTTTTTACCTTCTGGTCTTTTTCTTCAAATGTTAGAAGTAGCACCGAAATTTTCATTTGTAATGTTACAGAAAATCGCCTTTGAATTAGGCGAGTCTTCTAATACCGTAACATTTTTAGCACAAAAAACAGTTCGTGAAAGATTAGCAGAAATCCTGCTTTTATTGGAACAAAAATTAGGAACAGATCCTGAAGGATTTATCAAGATTTCTTTAACCAGAGAAGAAATTGCCAACATCATCGGAACCGCTACAGAAAGTGCAATCCGTTTGATTTCTGAGTTCAAACAAGATAAATTGATTGAAGTTGAAGGTAGAAATATTAAAATCCTAAACCACGAGAAACTAATTAGACTAGGTCACGTTATTATTTAG
- the ccoN gene encoding cytochrome-c oxidase, cbb3-type subunit I, whose product METQKFSYDNNIVRAFLYATIVFGIVGFLLGLTAALMLFYPELPEYFFGTDDATIVSLQSGNLQGLINSHGALGFGRIRMLHTSAVIFAFVCNGFFAGAYYSMQRLLKTRMYSDTLSWIHFWGWQFMIVAVVITFLMGINTSKEYAEHEWPIDIIILVIWLVFGVNMFATIIKRRVRHLYVAIWFYLGTWVAIAMLHIFNNLEVPLSFTGWKSYSAYAGVKDALVQWWYGHNAVAFVLTTPVLGLMYYFLPKAADRPIFSYKLSIIHFWSLIFVYIWAGPHHLQYTAIPGWAQALATGFSIMLIAPSWGGMLNGLLTLRGAWDKVRENPILKFFVVAITCYGMATFEGPILATKTLNKIGHYTDWVIGHVHIGALGWNGFMTFGMIYYLIPIMWRTKIWSVKLANWHFWLGTLGIIFYAVPLYIAGFTQGLMWKQFNPDGTLLYKNWLDTVTAIIPYYEMRFVGGLFYISGAILMCVNVIATVRSGSFQKNVPAEAPALAKISNQRKEGEGLHLWIERMPTLLTVLSFVAVAIGGFVEIVPTLLIKENVPTIAAVKPYSPLELEGRDLYIREGCNACHTQMIRPFRDEVVRFNGKNGQYSKAGEFIYDRPFLWGSKRTGPDLHREGGKNPSSWHYKHMLNPRVTSAGSIMPRYPWLIARDLDRSQMVAKIELMKNTFDVPYTKAQVDSADSWADNQAAAIVKDIFSEAADVKEAYAAKKKADGANFVPLEKKEIIALIAYLQRLGTDIKTTEIQTASTK is encoded by the coding sequence ATGGAAACACAGAAGTTTAGTTATGACAATAACATTGTGCGCGCCTTCCTTTATGCAACAATAGTATTTGGTATTGTTGGATTTTTATTAGGACTTACGGCAGCATTAATGTTATTCTACCCAGAGCTTCCAGAATATTTTTTTGGGACGGATGATGCAACTATTGTTAGTTTGCAAAGTGGAAATCTACAAGGACTTATCAATAGCCACGGTGCTCTTGGTTTTGGCCGTATCAGAATGCTGCATACCAGTGCGGTAATTTTTGCATTCGTTTGTAATGGTTTCTTTGCAGGAGCATATTACTCTATGCAAAGACTACTTAAAACAAGAATGTATAGCGATACGCTTTCTTGGATTCACTTCTGGGGATGGCAATTTATGATTGTAGCGGTAGTTATTACTTTCTTAATGGGGATCAATACCTCAAAAGAATATGCAGAACACGAATGGCCAATTGACATTATCATTTTAGTGATTTGGCTTGTTTTCGGGGTTAATATGTTCGCTACGATTATCAAAAGAAGAGTTCGTCACCTATATGTTGCCATTTGGTTTTACCTAGGAACATGGGTTGCGATTGCAATGCTTCATATTTTCAATAACTTAGAAGTTCCTTTATCATTTACAGGATGGAAATCTTATTCCGCTTATGCAGGAGTTAAAGATGCCTTGGTACAATGGTGGTATGGTCACAATGCAGTAGCATTTGTACTAACAACGCCGGTATTAGGATTAATGTATTACTTCTTACCTAAAGCAGCAGACAGACCTATTTTCTCTTATAAACTATCGATTATTCACTTCTGGTCATTGATCTTCGTTTATATCTGGGCTGGTCCTCACCACTTGCAGTATACTGCAATCCCAGGTTGGGCACAAGCTTTAGCAACAGGATTCTCAATTATGTTGATTGCACCATCTTGGGGAGGAATGCTGAATGGTTTATTAACCCTTCGTGGAGCATGGGATAAAGTGAGGGAAAACCCGATTCTTAAATTCTTTGTTGTTGCAATTACTTGTTATGGTATGGCAACTTTCGAAGGTCCAATTTTAGCTACAAAAACTTTAAATAAAATTGGTCACTATACCGATTGGGTTATTGGTCACGTTCATATTGGAGCACTAGGATGGAATGGTTTCATGACTTTCGGAATGATTTATTATCTAATCCCAATCATGTGGAGAACCAAAATCTGGTCTGTAAAATTAGCAAACTGGCACTTCTGGCTAGGAACTTTAGGAATTATTTTCTACGCGGTTCCTTTATACATTGCTGGATTTACGCAAGGATTAATGTGGAAACAATTTAATCCAGACGGAACATTATTATACAAAAACTGGTTAGATACGGTAACAGCAATTATTCCTTATTACGAAATGAGATTCGTAGGTGGATTATTCTATATCTCCGGAGCTATCTTAATGTGTGTAAACGTTATTGCAACAGTTAGAAGCGGATCATTCCAAAAGAATGTACCTGCAGAAGCTCCTGCATTAGCAAAAATCTCCAACCAAAGAAAAGAAGGAGAAGGACTTCACCTTTGGATCGAGCGTATGCCGACACTTCTTACCGTATTATCTTTTGTTGCAGTAGCAATTGGAGGTTTTGTAGAGATTGTACCGACTTTATTAATTAAAGAAAATGTACCAACTATTGCAGCGGTGAAACCATATTCACCATTAGAATTAGAAGGTAGAGATTTATATATCAGAGAAGGTTGTAACGCTTGTCACACGCAGATGATCAGACCTTTCCGTGATGAAGTTGTACGATTCAACGGTAAAAACGGTCAATATTCAAAAGCTGGTGAATTTATCTACGACAGACCGTTCCTTTGGGGCTCGAAAAGAACCGGACCGGATTTACATAGAGAAGGTGGTAAAAACCCAAGTTCTTGGCACTACAAACATATGTTGAACCCAAGAGTAACTTCAGCCGGATCAATTATGCCACGTTACCCATGGTTAATCGCAAGAGATCTTGACAGAAGCCAAATGGTTGCAAAAATTGAGTTGATGAAGAATACATTTGATGTACCTTACACTAAAGCTCAAGTTGATTCTGCAGATTCATGGGCTGATAACCAGGCAGCAGCTATTGTAAAAGATATCTTCTCAGAAGCAGCTGACGTGAAAGAAGCATATGCGGCTAAGAAAAAAGCAGACGGTGCGAACTTTGTTCCATTAGAGAAGAAAGAGATTATCGCCCTGATTGCTTATTTGCAAAGACTTGGAACCGATATCAAAACAACTGAAATTCAAACCGCCAGTACAAAATAA
- the ccoG gene encoding cytochrome c oxidase accessory protein CcoG: MSEDQNYRGGQGQVVEAETFRDSVGTMEQSGKRRWVFPKKPSGKFTNYRTIVSVFLLALFFAIPFIKINGNPFLLINILDRQFFILGQPFFPQDFFILALGAITSIIFIILFTVVFGRIFCGWICPQTIFLEMIFRKVDYLIEGDRNKQMKLERQEWDAEKIWKRALKYFVFLIISLIITHWMYMYIVGYKEVFHIMEQGPFMNFSSFMVMIIFTAAFYFTFAWFREQVCTLVCPYGRLQGVLIDKQTINVYYDFKRGENRSKWRKGEDRTAEGKGDCIDCNQCVVVCPTGIDIRDGQQLECVNCTACIDACDEVMVKVGLPKGLIRYATEDEIEKEIPFKFTNRMKAYSAVLLLMVGFLGFLLSNRGVVEAKFIKPAGSTYFVRDGNITNIYNYTFLNKSTKDQLVTIKVIEPQHGKIKLSGEEKIILKKDQITKGTVNLSFPENEIKLSKQKVKIGVYDPSGKMLDSFETSFEGPFKIQF, encoded by the coding sequence ATGTCAGAAGATCAAAATTATAGAGGCGGACAAGGTCAGGTAGTCGAAGCAGAAACTTTTAGAGATTCCGTGGGAACCATGGAACAGTCTGGTAAGCGGAGGTGGGTTTTTCCTAAGAAGCCTTCTGGTAAATTCACCAATTACAGAACGATAGTAAGTGTTTTCCTACTTGCTTTATTCTTTGCTATTCCGTTTATTAAGATTAATGGAAATCCATTTCTACTCATCAATATTCTTGACCGACAGTTTTTCATTCTGGGTCAGCCGTTCTTCCCACAAGATTTCTTTATTCTTGCTTTAGGCGCAATTACTTCGATAATATTCATCATTCTCTTTACGGTCGTTTTCGGTAGAATATTTTGTGGCTGGATTTGCCCGCAAACTATTTTCCTTGAAATGATATTTAGAAAAGTGGATTACTTAATCGAAGGTGACCGTAATAAGCAGATGAAATTAGAAAGACAAGAATGGGACGCAGAAAAAATCTGGAAGCGTGCTTTAAAATATTTCGTCTTCCTGATAATTTCATTAATTATTACCCACTGGATGTATATGTACATCGTTGGATATAAAGAAGTATTTCATATCATGGAGCAAGGTCCTTTCATGAACTTCTCAAGTTTCATGGTCATGATTATTTTTACGGCAGCGTTCTATTTTACCTTTGCTTGGTTTAGAGAACAGGTTTGTACATTGGTTTGTCCCTACGGAAGATTGCAGGGAGTTTTAATTGACAAACAAACGATCAATGTTTATTACGATTTTAAAAGAGGGGAAAACCGATCAAAATGGAGAAAAGGTGAAGATCGAACTGCAGAAGGAAAAGGGGATTGTATCGATTGTAACCAATGTGTAGTTGTTTGCCCAACTGGAATTGACATTAGAGATGGTCAACAATTAGAATGTGTGAACTGTACGGCTTGTATCGACGCTTGTGACGAAGTGATGGTAAAGGTTGGACTTCCAAAAGGTCTTATCCGATATGCGACTGAAGATGAGATTGAAAAAGAAATTCCTTTTAAATTTACAAACAGAATGAAAGCATATTCTGCTGTTTTGCTGTTAATGGTAGGATTCTTAGGATTCTTACTAAGCAACAGAGGTGTAGTAGAAGCGAAATTCATCAAACCGGCAGGATCTACTTATTTTGTAAGAGACGGTAATATCACCAATATTTACAACTATACTTTCCTAAATAAATCTACCAAAGATCAGCTGGTAACCATTAAAGTAATCGAGCCGCAACACGGTAAAATTAAATTAAGTGGTGAAGAAAAAATTATTCTTAAAAAAGATCAAATAACAAAAGGTACCGTCAACTTAAGTTTCCCGGAAAATGAAATAAAACTGTCGAAACAAAAAGTGAAAATCGGCGTTTATGATCCATCAGGTAAAATGCTCGACTCTTTCGAGACCAGTTTCGAAGGACCATTTAAAATTCAATTCTAA
- a CDS encoding sulfite exporter TauE/SafE family protein: MEIALVISALGLGFASGFHCIGMCGPIALSLGLTKKQATNYYLQNLTYQFGRIITYSILGAILGIIGQGFQMVGFQQYLTIGVGILLIVMAVFSFGGKDFASKIPFLTSSLLKVKLNLSKLLQKADYRSRFATGLLNGLLPCGMVYMALTASLASGGIWQSALFMGVFGLGTLPFMFMVVLVGNLMTTAFRIKILKFVPVMMIILGGLFILRGLEVGIPYVSPKKEAMQVIHNDSPAHLKGNHETCH, encoded by the coding sequence ATGGAAATAGCTTTAGTAATTTCTGCACTCGGATTAGGGTTTGCCTCTGGCTTTCACTGTATCGGGATGTGTGGTCCAATTGCATTATCATTAGGTTTAACTAAAAAGCAAGCGACCAATTATTACCTCCAAAATTTGACTTATCAATTTGGAAGGATTATAACCTACTCTATTTTAGGTGCTATTTTAGGAATCATTGGACAAGGTTTTCAGATGGTTGGATTTCAACAATACCTAACCATCGGCGTTGGAATTCTTTTAATAGTAATGGCTGTTTTTTCTTTCGGTGGCAAAGACTTCGCGTCGAAAATTCCTTTTTTAACTTCATCATTATTAAAGGTAAAATTAAACTTATCTAAACTGCTTCAAAAAGCAGATTACAGATCGAGATTTGCCACAGGATTGCTCAATGGTCTTCTACCCTGCGGAATGGTTTATATGGCATTAACCGCAAGTTTAGCTTCAGGTGGAATTTGGCAAAGTGCATTATTCATGGGAGTTTTTGGTTTAGGAACACTTCCATTTATGTTTATGGTAGTACTCGTAGGAAATTTAATGACCACTGCATTCCGTATTAAGATTCTGAAATTCGTGCCTGTCATGATGATCATTTTAGGCGGACTATTTATTCTCCGCGGACTGGAAGTTGGAATCCCTTATGTTTCTCCGAAAAAGGAAGCAATGCAAGTCATTCACAACGATTCTCCCGCTCATTTAAAAGGAAACCACGAAACTTGTCATTAA
- a CDS encoding heavy metal translocating P-type ATPase, with product MSENCFHCGQTIDKERINFDEKSFCCNGCKSVYEILNMNDLGNFYELNKSSGIRPNDDNTSQFDYLDTPEVFTKVTDFSEGNTSLVTFKIPVIHCSSCIWLLESLQTLNKNINYSQVNFTRKNVQISFNHNELKLSELAKFLTNLGYKPVINLETADKKEETFDKTLVIKLAIAGFAFGNGMFFSYPEYAEQVMGTTDYWMDTYKNMFRFIMFLLATPVVFYSASDYFKSAWFGLKNKIVNIDVPIVLGVLMLYGRSIYEVVTDYGPGYFDTLCGLLFFMLMGKLFQKRTYNALSYDRDYKSFYPIAVTKVDFEGKQQNILLNELKIGDRIMVRNQEIIPVDAILIQGEGNIDNSFITGESASIPKKAGDKIFAGGKQIGSILELEVIKNVDQSYLTQLWNKEAFKKFETGLDTMTNDLSKYFTFIILGITLIAGIYWGQHDFEKMFQVVAAILIVACPCALALSAPFTLGHIMRIMGRNKFYVKDTLTIEKLAKIDTLVFDKTGTITHNKKANIIFEGEEIPEFDLKNLKSLLKNSNHPLSKSLYHFLEIEEEYFPIEHFVETPGKGYIGEVRGKTYKIGSATFIGQTSKNLETAVYISRDDQFLGKYIFTNEYRNNMSDMFSELNGYHINILSGDNSSEESSLKSLVPNVEKMKFNQSPEDKLNFIKILQDDGKKKVAMLGDGLNDAGALKQSNVGIAVADDTHSFTPSSDVIMAGDRINELKKYFDLSKDAVKIVKFTFAISLFYNVIGVSVAVTGHLSPLVAAILMPISSISVVIFTSVATWVRSAKYFKINQ from the coding sequence TTGTCAGAAAACTGTTTTCACTGTGGGCAAACCATAGATAAAGAGCGTATTAACTTCGATGAAAAATCCTTTTGCTGTAACGGATGTAAATCGGTGTACGAAATCCTAAATATGAATGATTTGGGAAATTTCTATGAACTGAATAAGAGTTCTGGAATTCGACCAAACGACGATAACACTTCGCAATTCGATTATTTAGATACACCCGAAGTTTTTACGAAAGTAACCGATTTCTCAGAAGGCAACACTTCTTTAGTTACTTTCAAAATTCCGGTCATTCACTGTTCATCATGTATTTGGCTGTTAGAAAGTTTACAAACTTTAAATAAGAACATTAATTACTCTCAGGTAAATTTTACCAGAAAGAATGTTCAGATTTCCTTTAATCATAATGAACTAAAACTTAGTGAGCTCGCTAAGTTCCTGACGAATCTTGGATATAAGCCAGTCATCAATCTGGAAACTGCCGATAAAAAAGAAGAAACTTTCGATAAAACTTTAGTTATAAAATTAGCAATCGCTGGATTTGCTTTCGGTAATGGAATGTTTTTCTCTTATCCGGAATACGCGGAACAAGTAATGGGAACTACCGATTATTGGATGGACACTTACAAAAACATGTTCCGATTCATCATGTTTCTTTTAGCGACACCTGTTGTTTTTTATTCTGCTTCAGATTATTTTAAATCTGCATGGTTTGGTCTAAAAAATAAAATCGTGAACATCGATGTTCCGATTGTTTTGGGAGTTTTGATGCTTTATGGAAGAAGTATTTATGAAGTCGTAACTGATTATGGTCCAGGATATTTTGACACTTTATGCGGACTTTTGTTTTTCATGTTAATGGGAAAACTCTTTCAGAAAAGAACTTACAACGCTTTATCTTACGACCGAGATTATAAATCCTTCTATCCTATTGCCGTTACGAAAGTTGATTTCGAGGGGAAACAGCAAAATATTTTATTGAATGAGCTGAAAATTGGTGACCGAATTATGGTTCGTAATCAGGAGATTATTCCAGTTGATGCTATTTTAATTCAAGGGGAAGGAAACATTGACAATAGTTTCATTACTGGAGAAAGCGCTTCGATCCCGAAAAAAGCGGGCGATAAAATCTTTGCGGGCGGAAAACAAATTGGTTCTATTCTGGAATTAGAAGTCATTAAAAATGTTGATCAAAGTTACCTGACTCAACTTTGGAATAAAGAAGCCTTTAAGAAATTCGAAACAGGACTCGATACGATGACCAACGACCTCAGTAAATATTTTACTTTTATCATTCTGGGGATTACGCTGATTGCCGGAATTTATTGGGGACAACATGATTTTGAAAAAATGTTCCAAGTGGTTGCTGCGATTTTGATTGTGGCTTGTCCGTGTGCTTTGGCACTTTCTGCACCATTTACTTTAGGACATATTATGAGGATTATGGGTCGAAACAAGTTCTATGTAAAAGACACTTTAACGATTGAGAAATTAGCGAAAATCGACACGCTTGTTTTCGATAAAACGGGAACGATTACACATAATAAAAAAGCAAATATCATTTTTGAAGGAGAAGAAATTCCTGAATTTGATTTAAAGAATCTGAAGAGTTTATTAAAGAATTCCAATCATCCTTTATCGAAAAGCTTGTATCATTTCTTAGAAATTGAAGAAGAATATTTCCCAATCGAACATTTCGTAGAAACTCCAGGAAAAGGATATATTGGTGAAGTGAGAGGGAAAACCTATAAAATCGGCTCGGCAACTTTTATCGGACAAACTTCAAAAAACCTCGAAACGGCTGTTTATATTTCAAGAGACGATCAGTTTTTAGGTAAATATATTTTCACCAATGAATATCGTAATAACATGTCTGACATGTTTTCGGAATTAAATGGTTATCATATTAATATCTTAAGTGGTGATAATTCTTCGGAAGAAAGCTCGCTGAAAAGCCTGGTTCCGAATGTGGAGAAAATGAAGTTTAATCAAAGTCCAGAAGACAAATTAAATTTTATCAAAATCCTTCAGGATGACGGTAAGAAAAAAGTAGCAATGCTTGGTGATGGATTAAATGATGCAGGAGCTTTAAAACAAAGTAACGTCGGAATTGCAGTGGCAGATGACACGCATTCGTTCACTCCGTCATCAGATGTAATTATGGCGGGAGATCGAATAAATGAGCTTAAAAAATATTTTGATTTATCGAAAGATGCGGTGAAAATTGTGAAATTCACTTTTGCAATCAGTTTATTTTACAATGTAATTGGGGTCTCGGTGGCTGTTACGGGACATTTATCTCCACTGGTAGCGGCTATATTAATGCCAATCAGTTCGATAAGCGTGGTGATCTTTACTTCTGTCGCGACTTGGGTTCGGTCGGCTAAATATTTCAAAATCAATCAGTAA
- a CDS encoding cbb3-type cytochrome oxidase subunit 3: MIPQSVKDILSNGENVGFYQTLSMILFLIFFVGIIFYVFSRPKKHYDKEANAPLDDDIEDKDL; the protein is encoded by the coding sequence ATGATACCTCAAAGCGTAAAAGACATTTTATCAAACGGCGAGAATGTTGGTTTCTACCAGACATTATCAATGATATTATTTTTAATTTTCTTTGTGGGTATTATCTTTTATGTTTTTTCAAGGCCGAAAAAGCATTACGATAAAGAAGCAAATGCACCTTTAGATGATGATATTGAAGATAAAGATCTTTAA
- the ccoS gene encoding cbb3-type cytochrome oxidase assembly protein CcoS, protein MDILYLMILCSVSLAVIFLIIFIISARNGQFEDDESPAVRILLDSEIIKEDSPVSKEAESKEKLDKRTEEKSD, encoded by the coding sequence ATGGATATATTATATTTAATGATTCTTTGCAGTGTCTCTTTAGCTGTAATTTTCTTGATCATTTTTATAATAAGTGCAAGAAATGGCCAGTTTGAGGATGATGAATCACCAGCAGTTCGAATATTGCTGGATTCAGAAATTATAAAAGAAGATTCACCAGTTTCTAAAGAAGCAGAATCAAAAGAGAAGTTAGATAAACGAACAGAAGAAAAAAGTGATTAG
- the serS gene encoding serine--tRNA ligase yields MLQVQFLRENKERVLEGLNKRNFKQTELVDEAVSVDDERKKLQFDLDENLAGMNKISKEIGILMKEGKKEEAEAAKSKTAEFKVNSQDLQQKLKVAEARLLEILYSIPNIPYEKVVAGIGADDNEIIYQSHDVEGLGEGAIPHWELAKKYNLIDFELGVKIAGAGFPVYLGKGARLQRALVQYFLDKNVDAGYMEVNPPHVVNEASGYGTGQLPDKEGQMYYINEDNLYLIPTAEIPVTNIYRDVILDEKELPVMNTAFSQCYRREAGSYGAHVRGLNRLHQFEKVEIVRIEKPENSYAALEGMVEHVKSILEDLELPFRILRLCGGDTGFAAAMTYDFEVWSAAQEMWLEVSSVSNFETFQATRLKCRYKKDGKTQLVHTLNGSAMALPRIMAALLENNQNEHGIKLPAKVAEYAKFDLIS; encoded by the coding sequence ATGTTACAAGTTCAGTTTTTGCGCGAAAATAAAGAACGCGTTTTAGAAGGTTTAAATAAAAGAAATTTCAAACAAACAGAATTAGTCGATGAGGCGGTTTCTGTTGATGATGAAAGAAAAAAATTGCAGTTCGACCTCGATGAGAATTTGGCGGGAATGAATAAAATTTCCAAAGAAATCGGAATTTTAATGAAGGAAGGGAAGAAGGAAGAAGCTGAAGCTGCAAAATCTAAAACGGCAGAATTCAAAGTAAATTCTCAAGATCTTCAACAAAAATTAAAAGTTGCAGAGGCCAGACTTTTAGAAATATTATATTCAATTCCTAATATTCCTTACGAGAAAGTGGTAGCTGGAATTGGAGCAGATGATAATGAAATTATTTATCAATCTCATGATGTAGAAGGTTTAGGCGAAGGAGCGATTCCGCATTGGGAATTGGCTAAAAAATATAATTTGATTGACTTTGAATTAGGAGTTAAAATTGCTGGTGCTGGTTTCCCTGTTTATTTGGGTAAAGGAGCAAGATTGCAACGTGCCTTAGTTCAGTATTTTTTAGATAAAAATGTTGATGCTGGTTATATGGAAGTGAATCCTCCACACGTGGTGAATGAAGCTTCTGGTTATGGAACTGGGCAATTGCCGGATAAAGAAGGGCAGATGTATTATATCAATGAAGATAATTTATACCTGATTCCTACCGCTGAAATTCCGGTGACGAATATTTATCGTGATGTTATTTTAGATGAAAAAGAATTGCCAGTGATGAATACTGCTTTTTCACAATGCTACAGAAGAGAAGCAGGAAGTTACGGTGCTCATGTAAGAGGTTTGAATAGATTACATCAATTCGAAAAAGTAGAGATTGTTCGTATCGAGAAGCCAGAAAATTCTTACGCAGCTTTAGAAGGAATGGTAGAACATGTGAAATCTATTTTAGAAGATCTGGAATTGCCTTTTAGAATTCTAAGATTGTGTGGAGGTGACACTGGTTTTGCGGCAGCAATGACTTATGATTTCGAAGTGTGGAGTGCTGCACAAGAAATGTGGTTAGAGGTTTCTTCAGTTTCTAATTTTGAAACTTTCCAGGCAACTCGTTTGAAATGCAGATATAAGAAAGATGGTAAGACGCAATTGGTTCATACTTTAAATGGTTCTGCAATGGCTTTACCAAGAATTATGGCAGCGCTTTTAGAAAACAATCAAAATGAGCACGGAATTAAACTTCCAGCGAAAGTTGCAGAATATGCGAAATTTGATTTAATTAGTTAA
- a CDS encoding FixH family protein produces MFKKLTWAHGVVIALGSFIAFILFMVFGFTYGQQTSELVSNDYYGDELVYQQVIDAKRNAEQLTEIPKYQELAEGMKITFPAAIAPENKNVKFELFRTDDANLDVKKEINLDANNEILVPKQVISKGPYTLKIKWSHDKKPYQVDYDVLWK; encoded by the coding sequence ATGTTTAAAAAATTAACGTGGGCACACGGCGTAGTTATCGCATTAGGCTCATTTATCGCATTTATATTGTTTATGGTTTTTGGCTTTACTTATGGCCAGCAAACTTCAGAACTTGTTTCAAATGATTATTATGGTGACGAATTGGTTTACCAACAAGTCATCGATGCTAAGAGAAATGCAGAACAGCTAACTGAAATCCCAAAATATCAGGAACTTGCAGAAGGAATGAAAATTACTTTCCCAGCGGCAATCGCACCCGAAAATAAAAATGTAAAATTTGAACTTTTCCGTACCGATGATGCAAATCTTGACGTAAAAAAAGAAATCAATTTAGACGCAAACAATGAAATTCTTGTCCCAAAACAAGTAATCTCAAAAGGTCCTTACACACTTAAAATAAAATGGTCTCATGATAAAAAACCATATCAGGTAGATTATGATGTGTTATGGAAATAG
- a CDS encoding c-type cytochrome produces the protein MRQRTPVYVNIAVILVILLVVYFMFIQETTFLSSPYFWGTVVISIILAMIHHAIGDLIENDQFKKLTDVERSEYIESKKVPYFKALYLSAFKKQSSTEEKDILIDHGFDGIMELDNQLPKWWLGLFYFGVAYCVVYMISYFTTDFAHQYVEYDAEYKAQTASIAEYVKNTPPPTIDNAVYSPDNIAAGEEVFKTNCVSCHNAGGRGGIGPNLTDNTWINQPEKTLFKNVFHIVENGVAGTAMQAWGKNGVLTGFDIQNVAAYVYHINQEQPPITVAEGGAAPQGTPANWEK, from the coding sequence ATGAGACAAAGAACCCCCGTCTATGTAAACATCGCTGTAATACTTGTGATTTTACTGGTTGTATATTTCATGTTTATACAAGAAACAACATTCCTATCTTCTCCCTATTTTTGGGGTACGGTAGTGATCAGTATCATTCTTGCTATGATTCATCATGCAATTGGAGACTTGATTGAAAACGATCAATTCAAAAAATTGACTGACGTAGAAAGAAGTGAATATATAGAATCTAAGAAAGTACCATACTTCAAAGCGCTATATTTAAGTGCGTTTAAAAAACAAAGTTCAACCGAAGAGAAAGATATTCTTATCGACCACGGTTTCGATGGAATTATGGAATTAGATAATCAATTACCAAAATGGTGGTTGGGTCTATTCTATTTCGGAGTTGCATACTGTGTCGTTTATATGATTTCATATTTCACTACAGATTTTGCACATCAATATGTAGAGTATGATGCAGAATATAAAGCGCAGACAGCAAGTATCGCGGAGTATGTTAAAAACACTCCACCTCCAACAATAGATAATGCAGTTTATTCTCCGGATAATATTGCAGCAGGTGAAGAAGTATTCAAAACAAACTGTGTATCTTGTCACAATGCAGGAGGTAGAGGTGGAATTGGTCCAAACTTAACTGATAACACTTGGATTAACCAACCGGAAAAAACATTATTTAAAAATGTATTCCACATTGTAGAAAACGGAGTTGCCGGAACTGCAATGCAAGCTTGGGGAAAGAATGGTGTATTAACTGGTTTCGACATTCAGAATGTTGCAGCTTATGTTTACCATATCAACCAAGAACAACCACCAATTACAGTGGCAGAAGGTGGGGCAGCTCCGCAAGGAACACCTGCTAACTGGGAAAAATAA